The following nucleotide sequence is from Synchiropus splendidus isolate RoL2022-P1 chromosome 1, RoL_Sspl_1.0, whole genome shotgun sequence.
TTGACATGTGCAATATATTTTTGATGTATTGAGTACCACTGTTCACTGTTTTTGTAGCATGAACCCAAGCCAATGGTAAGACTACTCCATCTTTCTTTATATAACGTTGTCCTACTGTTTGTCCAAGTCCCAGTGAAATCCCATTCACATTACCACCACGTTTTGTACCACGAAATCATGAAGACTTGAAGTTGACGGAGATCCAAGAGAAAcaaaaggaggagaaggaggtggaggaggaggagaaggcaaAGATGGAGGAGATAAAGATGCCCACTCCAAGAGACATACTCGCTCACCGGGGCTCACTTTCAGTCAGAAGTAAGATGTCAGTTTGAGATTTGGTCTGGTGCTTTTCTACACAGATGGATCATACCAGAGCCTGGATGGCTATGGTGACACTGTTGACTCCAATGTATGTATCTGACAGTACTTGTTTTTGCTCCCACCAGGTTGGTATCCAGTTGGGACAGTTCTAGCTGGTCTCTACTCTGGTCAACCAGTAAGCGAGGTGGTAGCGCCACCACCTGGTATGGCCACACGCCTCTGCTTCTCAGTAGAGTATCGTCACAGCAGTGAGCAGCTCATGGTGTCCTTGCTTCGTCTGGGGAACCTCCCTCCACGTTTCCACGGGAACAAGACTCTAGTTGAGCTCCGGCTTCTACCAGATGACCGGCGCCCTCGCCAGGCCAAAGCCAGGGGAACTGGACCGGACCCAGAGTTCAACGACTGCTTTGTATTCCAGGTGATGACTATTGGGTGTGTTGACCCATTTTTCCTTTCTATATAAACAAAACTTAAAAGTTCATAAATATAAGAACATTGATCTGCATTTAAAAGGCTGATATACACTGAGACATAGTactctatcatctatctatctttgAAGTGATGCTTATTTTGTGATTGATGGGCTGAATATATTTGTCATGATTATTGTGCGCATGTCAGAAATTTCTAATGCGCTACTAATTTGTGCTTCTTCATTAACCCGCTATGTTGATGCATATGAGTAACTGCATAGAGTTTTCTTGTGTTTCGTGTTGGGGTAGTGAGTGAATATTATTTGCGGCCGTCCTAAACAATTGTGTCCAGGTTTCGGGTGTGAGTGTTTCTCAGAGCacgctcagtgtgtgtgtcctgagtGTCACACAAGATTGCAAGCGCCAAGCTGTGGGCCGGGTTCTCTTTACTTTAGAAGGGGAGCTGGGTCAGGCTGGAAGGGTTCTCTGGAGAGACCTGGAGCCAGAGGACCACACACAGGTACACAAACACGCTTGACCTGCCTTTGGAATGCTCtttatttaactgtatgtaAAGATTGTGTGTACGTAAatatattgtatgtattttgtattttgcatttcatatttaacatttcatattcatatttttgttgtttacagagaatgttaaaatacaaacaaaatgtttgcgATTAATAgcgtttttttctgattctgattctaagcAAATATACGCGGTGTAACCATTATACACAACCAATTGCATAACCTCCAGTTTAACACATTAGACTCACAGAATAACGTGATGTGATATTGAAAAATAACTTCTCCAACATTCAGCATTCAGAGCTGGGTGACGTCCTGGTGTCTCTAAGCTACAGTCCGTCACTACAGCGTCTGTCAGTGGTGGCTCTGAGAGCCCGCGGCCTGCAGCTGCTGTCAGACGCAGGTAAAAGATCATGGCTGTGAGTTCTTAAAATAATATTCACCCATCATGCAGCAATCTTTTTATGTCttaggtgtgtgtgtccaggtgagCCTCCGGATACACACTCAAGTTGTGAAGGTGAAGTGCAGTGGGGTGATCAAGGCCGATGCCGACCCGCACTTTAACCACAGGATGACGTTTAAGCTGCGGGTCCAACACTTGGATGAGGCCTGTCTGCGGTttgagctgcagcaggtgaATGATGTCCGGACAGGTGAGGGTCTTCCAGTGATACCACGACATCTGGAACAGCTAAATACCCCACGTGCTGTTTTTCAGATCCAGTCGTTCTACTGGGAGCCCTGGTTTTGGGGCCTTTCATGTACGCCCGGGGTCTTCAGCTGCAGCACTGGATGGACATGATCAACGCACCGCAGGAGTCGGTCAAAATGTGGCATGGACTCAGCAGAGCCACTTAGcagtgcaacagaaaataaacttgagggtcaaaagaaaacaaacgttATCATCTCTCAaattgttttgttgacattttcaaaatgtataaaCTTGTTAAAGACATGACAAATCCAATTTTTACTGCAATCTATTAcatttaacaaataaaaaaaacttctctGCGTGTGCTAAATGACACGGACAGTTTTCACTCCCATTAATGCTGCTCTTTGACAACCACAGTTATAAGTACTTTCCTGCTATCATTAATTCACAAGAGACGCCCTGGTCCTAGACGTAAATGATGCATATTTAGAGATGTCCAGCAGAGGCGCCAAGTGAGCTCGTGAGCCATCGCTGCTACATGTTTAGAGCGCCGAGTAAGTCAGCTCGCTGCTCTACTTGCGCATGCGTGTTTACACCAGTCCAGTTAAAACCATGAAgataaatgaaaacacattactAGAAGGTCACCAAGTTCTTCTTGTGCCCTACAACGCTGAGCATGTGCCCAGGTGAGCTTAAACACTCGTCGTGTGTTTCCGTCTTGCGTTCTGATctcagataaataaatgaatactgCTTTCATCGTGTTATTACTTTGCCGTCCGTTTGGTAATAGTCGTAATGAGCCCTGTGTTAAACTTGTCAGGTATCACGAATGGATGAAGTcacctgagctgcagcagctgactgCATCAGAGCCACTGACACTGGAGCAGGAGTACGACatgcagaagagctggagggaaGACGACGACAGTGAGCTCTAAATGACGTTCTATATCTAAAGTTGCATGGACGGCGTGCAAATTGGCAGTGACGTGACGCCACAGAGACCACAAGAGTTCAATTCACTATTTCCTCCAGAATGCACCTTTATCATCTTGGACAAGCAACGATGGACAGATCCGGGAGTGGACAAGGAGCAGTGCATGATCGGGGATGTCAACATCTTCCTGACTGACCCCGCAGACACATCTCTGGCCGAGCTAGAGGTCATGGTAGCAGGTGAGTTATTTTGAGGCGCAAGACTGGCAGTAAAGCATCAACACGAAAGGTATTGTATGGTCttgattctgtttttcagagtCCAGTTTCAGAGGAAAAGGTATCGGGAAGGAAGTGACACAAATGATGATGCACTATGGTgagttttgtttgcttttgtacaCAGAGCAAGAGTATGAGTTACTATCCTCAAGAACAGACTTTAGCTGCTGTGGATCTGGGATATTCTAGACACAATCTTCAAATGTCTCCATTGAGTTTGAAGACTCATGACCTGATCACATGGTCATTGGTCTAATGTCCTCTCAAAGTCTTCTTTTTTCTGTCAGGGGTTGCGAAACTTGGAATCAAAAAGTTTGAAGTCAAAATCGGCTTGGACAACAAAGCAAGCATTGCCTTGTTCAAGAAACTGAACTTCAGGGAGGTAAGACTATGAAAACTATGAAAAATCCCAGGGATTCTTCAGGAACGAGTAATAATTGAAATAATTGAATTCAATAATTGACTGTCTCCTCCTCGCAGGTGTCGTTGTGTAACGTGTTCAAAGAAGTGACTCTCGAGCTGACTGTGAGCGATTCTGTTCAAACAACGTTGTTAAACAACATGAGCTACATGAAGGAGAGAGACTACAAAGACGCCTGCAGCTatagacaggaagtgacagcaCAGTGACACGAGACGTCTGTTTCAATGCGTCAGAAGTTAATCtgtcattattttaaacatATACGTTCTCGTGCTAAAGTGAAATACAGCTTTTCAAAAGAGCAACCTGTAACATTTACTTTACAAATTGCAAGTcacagaaaataaaactttaatttATAAGCATGAATCTCAGCAGTGCCATAAGTTATAACTATAACGTGAgctatttcattttttactgTGAATTTCCAACAATTATGTGCAAAAACTTTTACTCTTTATGTATTGGTGTAAAGCATTATGACATTGGCACTCACTTCGCACCAACACCAGGCTGGATTCAAGGACGACTCAAACAGGGTAGAGCTAGTGTGTAAATACAACCGCTTACTCATTGCAGTGCAAagctctttatttttgttggtacAGATGATAATGGAGCAATGattgcagaaaataaaacaattataaTCTTGCTTTGCACTTTAAGGCTTATTTCTTTTAAATTGGAGAGTAAAATCCTATTTTAACAATCAAACAGAGGAACTGAAGTGTTCGATTTGTATTTAGAGTTTTAATTGTACATGTCTTAAATCTTCTCACCCCTTGTTTCCACCTTTGGTTCCAGATGAATTATGAACAAAAACTTTGCGGTGATCATTTAAACAATTATGTTTTTATAATTCATTTTGAATGACTGGAAATTCAGTATGCACAGCCCATAATGATTCATAGAAATATTGACTTTCTTCCTTTATGTAatgttttttgactttttttttaacatgcagATGGATCCATTTCATTGCACGCGATAGTATTTCAAGTATAGTCCCCTGTATTGTCAcatttcattactgtttttgcaaatctgcttttgttttcagatcTATTgatcaagtctgtttttgaaacaTACTGTATTTATGCAACTGCCTGATGAATCAAATGTGATGAAAATAGCTCTGTCAGTTCTTGACAGTGTAATAATGTAAACATCTGCCTACATTTTATTAAACTTTGGTGACCCAAGAAAAGTAAAACGGTGGAATTCATCTCCAGTTTGCATGCAAGAATGGACATCAGCTGGTTAAGACAGAGGAAGTGAACATAGTCGTCACTGCCCAGGATGACATCATTGCTTACTCGTGCCATTCTGCTGGTGGTTAATGTTAGTAAAAACAGGAGTACAAGACAATTCCATAGGAACGATTCCAACATTCATCTTCCTCAGTCTCTCAACACCACAGGACTGAAAAACAGATCCCGGTAGGTTTAGTTCTTCGACACTTGTGTTGATTCTAGAAACTCTTTGGCAGCAGACGACATGTTCTGAATGAACTGTCGAACCACCACCTCCTGATTCTGGGCCCAGGAGAAGCAGTCGTCCACAGCGCTGTTTATCGGCACGCACGTTGCTGCCCTCTGCAGGTCAGTGAAGCGACATGCAACAGCTGTTCCTACCAGCCCCAGAAGGAGCAGCAAGAGTAGTTTGAACACCAGGCTCAGGAGGGAACGCTGAGCTTTGGGTGCAGGTTTCACTGTGGCCTTCTTCACTGCTGCAAGATGAGAACAGGAGAAATGCTTACACGAGTTCACCATTTCCACACAAACTATGTCGTGCGATCCATTAACGTTCAAAGAAAGATGTTCCAGATGAATACGCACTTTATTAATAGTtgtgtggaaaaagaaaaacaagaacctACCTGGTGTTTGtccgttcttcttcttcttctccttctcctccttctttttctGTTGCTGCTCTTGTAAAGCCTGCGCCGCCATCTGAGCCATGTActcctgcctcctcttctctttctcctcagcCTTCTCCCGTTTACGAGCCTCCTTCCGTTtggcctccttctccttctgcttTGCCTCCTTCTTTCTCTCCAGCTCTTTATATATTGAGAAGAATCAGTTCCTTCATATCAGTCATGAGTGATGCGATTCGCTTACCTCTCTGTCTCAGGAGTTGTTTCTCTCGCGCTTGATCCACCTCTTCCTGAATGACTCGCATGTGCTGCAGCACCTGACGGGAGCCAGATGTGTTACAGGAAGCCCCCACTGAAGAATCTATGCAGACCACCTCACTCACCTTGGTGGCACACTGTTTGCACTGTTTCTCATCCAGACAATCCCCTGCTGCCTTCGCCAGACCCACCTCAAGAGGGTTATCCTTCAGATCCAGCCATTTCAGACTCtgacaaacaacacacacaaaaagatgaGATAATTGTAATAGATTTTCTAAAAAGCACATCTAAATCAGCCTTCTTGtgcagtttttgttttcattccattGCTTGTACTTGTCAACCCTTTCCCCACAATTCTGTGGCTAACTGTGTACATCACACTCACCCTCAGCTGAGCGAAACTGACAGGCAGCACACTCAGCTTGTTGTTGTAAAGGTCCAGGTGTTGGAGGTTGACCAGGTTCCCAAGGTCATCTGGCAAACAGGTCAGTTGATTTTTACTGAGGTCCACCTTTGTCAGGTGCGTCAGGTTACAgaactctggctgaaaatgtaatcaaataaaaacatcacttcAGAGCAACAATAACATTCTGGGTACAACGGGTTCCATGTTGACATACATTTCAGGAGGTTACGGTTTTGAACCACCATCAAACAGTTCTAAACCACAACTCCTATTTTGATCCCATGATCAGAGGGGACAGAAATGCTCCTCTGCTGCCAAGCTAATGATTTCTGCCACAAGAATTGAAACCTTTTGACATATATCAGTAGAAACTCTGCAATCCAAACACGCACCCAAAAAGGAATCTTTAGTTCCCAATTGAGATTTTATCAGGAGCTCTGGAGCAACTCTTGTCATGGCAGTTTGCATCCGAATGCAAAGCAGAGATGTGTATAAAAAGCTTAAGAATCGGCTCAGTGGAAGTAACCGTGAATTTGCTATTCCACACATGAGTTACATTCAAAAACACATTGCTTGAGTGGACATTTTGTTCTTCACTAGAAGGACAAAAATGATGGGTGGGCTCTGCCATGGTCTCAAAACCCTCTATGTACTGTACGTCTCCACTGATGCCCATACAATTGAGGAAGCCATGAATCAAAACTGAatatcaatgcagaaaaagactACATATATTTAGGTTTAATAACAATCTCTGTCCTGCAAGAAACGAAACAATTAAGAGTTTAATCTGAACGAATGAGGTTGTGAAGTGTTTTACTTACAGGAAGGAAGGGGATGTTGTTACACGACAAGTCCACCACGGTTGCTTTGGGATACAGAGCCTGTAGGGGAACAAGGGATCACTAGCTTTAGAACTCAGTCCAGTTGAAATGAGCAGCTGATCTGGAGCGCAGCAACTCACAAGCTCTTTGACCGGCACTTCGGTCAGGTTGCAAAGACTCAGATCGACTTCATTTCCGTCTATTTTATCCTTGAGATTCAACACTTTGCCAGTCTTACTCATCTCGGAACCTTTGACACAGTCTCCTGAATCAATGGAAAGTCAGTGACTCACAAGAATGAATTCTGCAGTTGGTTTTTCCAACGCAACTCACCCGTAGTTTAAGCCGAGGCGAAACGCACACCGAGTGACCTTGGTGAGATTGAAAAATATGCGGccgaaaatgaaaaaaagttaaaagCCCGTAGCGCAGAGAAACGTCAGTTTTGATAGTGAGAAGAGGCTGAATGAAAATCCACGTCACTGATTGAGCCGCAGACAGGCAGCAGCGCCACCTATAGTTCCGGAGGGGGTGGTACATGGACAACCCAGACGTTGTTGTTAATGCGGCCGATTTTTCATGGAATTTCATACTGCAACAACACGAATAACAAGGAGGAGGACACCTGCTCACAGCAACGCTTTATTCGCAGTTATCCCACACAATGTTACACGGAGTTGTTCACCATAATGCGCCCTCAAGCGGTGAGCCGCAGAACTTCAACAGCATCTGACAGCAGGCAATAACGCATTCACAGCATGCGTTTCACGTGACAATGAAGTCGAACCGAAATCGTTTAACCTTAAGGTCGTCCATGCATCACATTTTATAACTAGCTCTCTTGCCATTGTATGAACATGAAGACTAAAAAGACACTGACAGCATTGACatagaaaacacagaaaactcGGTTGATAGTGACAGTCATTCTGCTCCAGTAGCCCGGTTTGTCAGCTTCAGTCTTGCTGTTGATGAGTTGAGTCAAAGCGCGTATCAACTGGTTTATGTCACCAGAGAGTCTTTCCGCACTCTGGGACTCTCGCAGCTGGCTGTCACTGGCCTGTGGAGGagattttcctttttctctctttttttccattcaacttCGATCAAAGCACATAAATATTGCTGTACAAAACAATCAATGACTGAGGTGAAGGTAACTTAAAATAGCTTTCTCCCCCTTTTAACCTTTCCCCTGTTTTtcatcaagagaaaaaaaatttttttaattgaatttaacatTCAAAAACAATGTCTTATTAGCATCAGCAACTGACCTTCAACAGTTCAGCGGGACATTCATCAGTGGAGGAAGAA
It contains:
- the syt15 gene encoding synaptotagmin-15 encodes the protein MLLLAVGLAAGSLLLVLLGLLLCALRRRRQRRQYEELVPTLTLGTARPTPVIMVSQGIWTNPSEIPFTLPPRFVPRNHEDLKLTEIQEKQKEEKEVEEEEKAKMEEIKMPTPRDILAHRGSLSVRSWYPVGTVLAGLYSGQPVSEVVAPPPGMATRLCFSVEYRHSSEQLMVSLLRLGNLPPRFHGNKTLVELRLLPDDRRPRQAKARGTGPDPEFNDCFVFQVSGVSVSQSTLSVCVLSVTQDCKRQAVGRVLFTLEGELGQAGRVLWRDLEPEDHTQHSELGDVLVSLSYSPSLQRLSVVALRARGLQLLSDAGVCVQVSLRIHTQVVKVKCSGVIKADADPHFNHRMTFKLRVQHLDEACLRFELQQVNDVRTDPVVLLGALVLGPFMYARGLQLQHWMDMINAPQESVKMWHGLSRAT
- the nat9 gene encoding N-acetyltransferase 9; translation: MRVYTSPVKTMKINENTLLEGHQVLLVPYNAEHVPRYHEWMKSPELQQLTASEPLTLEQEYDMQKSWREDDDKCTFIILDKQRWTDPGVDKEQCMIGDVNIFLTDPADTSLAELEVMVAESSFRGKGIGKEVTQMMMHYGVAKLGIKKFEVKIGLDNKASIALFKKLNFREVSLCNVFKEVTLELTVSDSVQTTLLNNMSYMKERDYKDACSYRQEVTAQ
- the lrrc59 gene encoding leucine-rich repeat-containing protein 59 encodes the protein MSKTGKVLNLKDKIDGNEVDLSLCNLTEVPVKELALYPKATVVDLSCNNIPFLPPEFCNLTHLTKVDLSKNQLTCLPDDLGNLVNLQHLDLYNNKLSVLPVSFAQLRSLKWLDLKDNPLEVGLAKAAGDCLDEKQCKQCATKVLQHMRVIQEEVDQAREKQLLRQRELERKKEAKQKEKEAKRKEARKREKAEEKEKRRQEYMAQMAAQALQEQQQKKKEEKEKKKKNGQTPAVKKATVKPAPKAQRSLLSLVFKLLLLLLLGLVGTAVACRFTDLQRAATCVPINSAVDDCFSWAQNQEVVVRQFIQNMSSAAKEFLESTQVSKN